A genome region from Bradyrhizobium sp. WSM1417 includes the following:
- a CDS encoding YcxB family protein: MSNATDQSNFHFEFNSSIDEDRFFRTLLTKRLKAHVDRRGFWIITLIVSGVIIAVSWIGLDQGWLTSPTIFALLICFLLGQIYMAFLTTWSTRRIFDKLHELDGMAQMTWRVTFDDLSILVRTPNIESRMSWDTIAEVGDTQVMVVIWYNTKQGFFIPASVFADSAARTAFAEWASKRLRSATALSSVIKSV; this comes from the coding sequence TTGAGCAACGCAACTGATCAATCCAATTTTCATTTTGAATTCAACAGTTCCATAGACGAAGATCGATTCTTCAGAACTCTTCTGACCAAAAGGCTGAAGGCGCACGTTGATCGGCGTGGCTTTTGGATCATCACGCTCATCGTCTCCGGGGTGATTATTGCGGTTAGCTGGATCGGCCTGGATCAGGGTTGGCTAACGTCGCCAACTATATTTGCGTTGTTAATCTGCTTTCTATTGGGGCAGATCTACATGGCTTTCTTAACGACGTGGTCCACACGCCGGATATTCGACAAACTGCATGAGCTAGACGGCATGGCGCAGATGACCTGGCGTGTTACTTTTGATGACCTCTCCATCCTCGTGAGAACTCCCAACATTGAAAGCCGGATGTCTTGGGATACGATTGCGGAAGTTGGGGATACCCAGGTCATGGTCGTAATATGGTACAATACAAAGCAAGGTTTTTTCATCCCAGCAAGCGTCTTCGCCGACTCTGCCGCGCGCACGGCCTTTGCGGAATGGGCCAGTAAACGCTTGCGGTCCGCGACTGCCCTGTCGAGCGTGATTAAATCCGTCTGA